One Ruficoccus amylovorans genomic window carries:
- a CDS encoding 6-pyruvoyl trahydropterin synthase family protein: MLTCRKSFTDIPFAHRQHCHDGHCALLHGHNWTLHVTFACSAPDANGFVVDFGKLKYLRAWIDENLDHACVLNEDDPLREQLVSGCPEAFKVYLVASCSCEGLAMHLHGVFDRLVRADSGGRAWVTEVTVDEDSKNSATYRAAD; encoded by the coding sequence ATGCTGACCTGCCGCAAAAGTTTTACCGACATCCCCTTCGCCCACCGCCAGCACTGCCACGACGGGCACTGCGCGCTCCTGCACGGGCACAATTGGACGCTCCACGTGACCTTCGCCTGTTCCGCCCCCGACGCCAACGGCTTCGTGGTTGACTTCGGCAAACTCAAGTACCTGCGCGCCTGGATCGACGAAAACCTCGACCACGCCTGCGTGCTCAACGAGGACGACCCGTTGCGCGAGCAACTCGTCAGCGGCTGCCCCGAGGCGTTCAAGGTCTATCTGGTCGCAAGCTGCTCCTGCGAAGGACTGGCCATGCACCTGCACGGTGTCTTCGACCGGCTCGTGCGGGCCGACTCCGGTGGTCGCGCCTGGGTCACGGAAGTCACCGTGGACGAGGACTCGAAAAACTCCGCCACCTACCGCGCGGCGGATTGA